A region from the Leishmania panamensis strain MHOM/PA/94/PSC-1 chromosome 20 sequence genome encodes:
- a CDS encoding PTP1-interacting protein, 39 kDa, putative (TriTrypDB/GeneDB-style sysID: LpmP.20.1340), protein MRASSFLQQQASSAALQPLRSIVAIGLRQEFEPQWPLPLPPPLPANKQKHTLVLDIDETLIHTYGMSRHDDNNENSRDPAVPGVIPLVDYYVLLRPHLKEFLDEMNQLFEVIFWTAGTASYCCAVLDALEQQVMQLPRSFYSYVELAKESHKMKSSTSHANFYALSRTQTLEQQGYMKYLPMLGRKMSSIVMVDDNVRSFPLTPRNGIRIDAFDPDDSVLQRYMIALRRTQEEKPQEMEEELVQCLQQGQQEIARLEKDRALLDVLPVLRAAAQVPAGQDVTKELDHWRDLDYVRCDDFMETMNVRSVVRQQILGVTLPMRRNTPIPMQKLSFMNSGFVESANAEMTLHHARASRSSKL, encoded by the coding sequence ATGCGTGCTAGCTCtttcctgcagcagcaggcctCGTCTGCGGCATTGCAGCCGCTCCGCTCCATTGTGGCCATCGGGCTGCGTCAAGAATTTGAACCGCAGTGGCCACTTccgcttccgccgccgctgccggcgaaCAAGCAGAAGCACACGCTGGTGCTGGACATTGACGAAACACTTATACACACGTATGGCATGAGCCGTCATGACGACAACAACGAGAACTCCCGAGATCCAGCGGTACCGGGCGTCATCCCCCTCGTCGATTACTATGTACTGCTTCGCCCGCATCTGAAAGAGTTCCTGGATGAGATGAACCAGCTGTTCGAGGTGATTTTTTGGACGGCAGGAACCGCGTCgtactgctgcgccgtgctTGACGCgctcgagcagcaggtgaTGCAGCTGCCCCGCTCCTTTTATAGTTATGTGGAGCTGGCTAAGGAAAGCCACAAGATGAAAAGCAGCACAAGTCACGCAAACTTCTACGCCCTCTCACGCACGCAGACGCTCGAACAGCAAGGGTACATGAAGTACCTTCCCATGCTGGGGCGGAAGATGTCCAGCATCGTTATGGTGGACGACAACGTGCGCAGCTTCCCACTCACGCCACGCAACGGCATTCGCATTGACGCCTTCGACCCTGACGACAGTGTGTTACAGCGCTACATGATCGCCCTGCGCCGGACCCAGGAGGAGAAGCcgcaggagatggaggaggagttgGTGCAGTGCCTGCAACAAGGACAGCAAGAGATTGCCCGTCTGGAGAAGGATCGTGCCTTACTGGATGTActgccggtgctgcgtgctgcagcgcaggtgcCCGCCGGCCAGGACGTGACGAAGGAGCTGGACCACTGGCGCGACCTCGATTACGTCCGCTGCGACGACTTCATGGAAACGATGAATGTGCGCTctgtggtgcggcagcagatTCTTGGCGTGACGCTCCCAATGCGGCGCAATACTCCGATTCCGATGCAGAAGCTGAGCTTTATGAACAGCGGCTTTGTGGAGTCAGCGAATGCGGAGATGACGCTGCACCACGCTCGTGCTTCTCGTTCCTCCAAGCTGTAG
- a CDS encoding hypothetical protein (TriTrypDB/GeneDB-style sysID: LpmP.20.1330), translating to MELREVDRLLEELTALLASQESADDDGAVEPAILNAVADYIEGVDPAGAGLGHLRQALEVAAGADGDSAKQRMKAAGCRRAMGLLSDALGEA from the coding sequence ATGGAGCTGCGGGAAGTCGACCGCCTTCTCGAGGAGCTGACTGCGCTACTTGCTTCGCAGGAGAGTGCTGACGACGATGGTGCTGTTGAACCGGCAATTCTCAATGCTGTCGCAGACTACATCGAAGGGGTCGACCCCGCCGGCGCTGGCCTCGGTCACCTCAGACAAGCACTCGAAgtcgctgccggtgcggaTGGCGACTcggcgaagcagcggatGAAGGCAGCAGGCTGCCGTCGCGCAATGGGACTGCTGAGCGATGCCCTCGGGGAGGCGTGA
- a CDS encoding inositol 5-phosphatase-like protein (TriTrypDB/GeneDB-style sysID: LpmP.20.1300) — translation MKTPTITPAQQWQEEEAPRAPLWARAAVITIEVIIWLVTLGTVKRVAALETLLHYSPHWRKRDRAEESIKGILRSGVGAARRLARPLLRIETEFLTERSINDSGGALTPRTATVYEETIKTRQQVNARIRSCLRDVAVDDLQVPFLVNACTWNVDQQAPPVYEDAFLSWLIGQELTDEVKQYQKHKQAVLANGGSPKKPLYLSGSSTMRSRKATTIAGSIEDSRSCKNTTTEDFYLADQKRAAAILDSEWELLEAKFPDLFLISLQEVEMTGTALVKESTQRSWEWVDAIIATLAAASDRIIDYKKVQVVQLVGLVLIVLVQAKHVDYVSHVRLSLTRTGALSVLGNKGSVAMRVTIYGKRFLFISAHFVAHKHNEKRRRRNYQAALKDIRFDMPVWSDDESEVLQTFLNAKEVLNNSIDNSSVRGNSAWDRLFNLGHSAFRSSLTTAAETRVLDDHDYVFFLGDLNSRLHGLSGPLIKESVRRGEYDSLLCHDELRQLMVSGEAFDGFQEQCISFPPTYKYDRGTDIFDTSRKRGDPAWCDRVLFRVLESDAVPATSQEERSTEEVKSPASFDSPQSGLKCSQLPRCDSMTSGMWMSLEEFEYKHLGPNAAAVARAAFARSSSSTSSEDVASEQSLPRELEDTASAMSTVAAQNKLDSADKVLQCSPVSLPHRALPHAVWEQKRCAPTFCAARRPRCVLASSSPSSFVEGLTTPTRFPMVTNHVHPLEYTYVPSLRQSDHRPVRARFEVKVISMEPALVSRIVEEVQQVIS, via the coding sequence ATGAAGACGCCGACCATTACTCCTGCGCAACAGtggcaagaagaagaggcaccgcgtgcgccgctgtggGCACGTGCGGCTGTGATCACCATCGAAGTGATCATCTGGCTTGTTACCCTCGGCACAGTGAAAcgtgtggcggcgctggagacGCTGCTTCACTACTCACCTCACTGGAGGAAGCGAGACAGGGCTGAGGAGAGCATCAAAGGCATTCTGCGATCCGGTGTGGGTGCGGCGCGCCGTCTCGCGCGGCCGCTTCTTCGAATCGAGACGGAGTTTCTCACTGAAAGAAGCATtaacgacagcggcggcgctctcaCTCCGCGCACAGCGACGGTGTACGAGGAGACGATAAAGACACGGCAGCAGGTGAACGCGCGCATCCGTAGCTGCCTGCGCGACGTCGCGGTAGATGACCTGCAGGTGCCGTTCCTCGTGAATGCCTGCACGTGGAACGTAGACCAGCAGGCGCCGCCTGTGTATGAAGACGCCTTCCTGTCGTGGCTGATTGGGCAGGAGCTCACAGACGAGGTGAAGCAATATCAGAAGCACAAGCAGGCCGTTTTGGCCAACGGTGGCTCCCCCAAAAAACCTCTCTACTTGTCCGGCTCTTCGACAATGCGCTCCCGCAAAGCGACTACAATTGCCGGCTCCATTGAGGATTCCAGAAGCTGCAAGAACACTACCACTGAGGATTTCTATCTAGCTGATCAAAAAAGGGCTGCGGCCATCTTAGATAGCGAGTGGGAGTTGCTGGAAGCAAAATTCCCCGATCTGTTTCTTATTAGTCTGCAGGAGGTTGAAATGACAGGAACGGCACTCGTGAAGGAGTCAACGCAGCGTAGCTGGGAGTGGGTGGATGCCATCATTGCTacgcttgctgctgcctccgaTCGCATCATTGACTACAAgaaggtgcaggtggtgcagcTTGTGGGTCTGGTGCTAATTGTGCTGGTACAGGCAAAACACGTAGACTACGTGTCCCACGTGCGCCTTTCCCTCACCCGCACAGGTGCTCTCTCCGTGCTGGGAAATAAAGGCTCCGTCGCCATGCGTGTCACCATCTACGGCAAGCGGTTTCTCTTCATCTCCGCCCACTTCGTGGCTCACAAGCATAACGAGAAGCGCCGCAGGAGAAACTACCAAGCGGCGCTGAAAGATATTCGGTTTGACATGCCTGTCTGGAGCGACGACGAGAGCGAAGTGTTACAGACTTTTCTGAACGCAAAAGAGGTGCTGAACAACAGCATCGACAACTCGTCAGTGCGGGGAAACAGTGCGTGGGATCGTTTGTTCAACTTAGGCCACTCCGCCTTTCGGTCATCTCTCACAACAGCTGCTGAGACGCGGGTACTGGATGACCACGACTATGTCTTCTTCCTCGGGGACTTGAACTCTCGCCTGCACGGGTTGTCGGGCCCGCTCATCAAAGAGTCCGTGCGGCGTGGTGAGTACGACAGCTTACTCTGCCACGACGAGCTGCGTCAGCTGATGGTGTCTGGTGAGGCCTTCGACGGCTTCCAGGAGCAGTGCATTTCGTTCCCACCCACATACAAGTACgacagaggcacagacaTATTCGACACAAGTCGCAAGCGCGGCGACCCGGCTTGGTGCGACCGCGTCCTCTTCCGCGTATTGGAGAGCGATGCTGTACCAGCGACGTCGCAGGAAGAAAGGAGTACGGAGGAAGTCAAAAGTCCAGCGAGCTTTGACTCACCACAATCCGGTCTGAAATGCTCCCAGTTGCCGCGGTGCGACTCGATGACATCCGGGATGTGGATGTCGCTAGAAGAGTTTGAATACAAGCACCTCGGTCCGAacgcggcggcagtagcgAGGGCGGCTTTCGCacgctcctcgtcgtccacaAGCTCTGAAGACGTTGCCAGCGAGCAGTCGCTACCACGGGAGTTAGAGGACACTGCCTCCGCCATgtccaccgtcgccgcgcaAAACAAGTTAGACTCGGCAGATAAGGTGCTCCAGTGTTCCCCAGTATCGTTACCGCACCGCGCACTGCCGCATGCAGTGTGGGAGCAGAAGCGGTGTGCGCCAACATTCTGCGCCGCGCGTCGTCCACGCTGTGTGCtagcgtcgtcgtcgccgtcatcgtTCGTGGAGGGACTAACGACGCCGACGCGCTTTCCGATGGTCACCAACCACGTTCACCCATTAGAGTACACGTATGTGCCGAGCTTGCGGCAGTCCGACCACCGTCCAGTACGCGCGCGCTTTGAGGTAAAAGTGATCTCGATGGAGCCGGCGTTGGTCAGCAGGATTGTGGAGGAGGTACAGCAGGTAATCAGCTGA
- a CDS encoding hypothetical protein (TriTrypDB/GeneDB-style sysID: LpmP.20.1320) — translation MWTEMMQTLQQQPMYLRIMGIDSEWFRSSPVAVVQFATSSHCFVLHISFFDDRALPTAVKEALCDPAIIKCGVGINGDVSRLRKEQDITIQSVLDVAHYSAFFGLHHGARSNLKVLAESVANLSIVKDKKITRSNWELPLPDSSVNYAAEDALASYLIGQNVMLKASEVYCMSANTFDIPRWLRHTSSIAAMKLRKLQQELWKLDVEKREKDKPMSDSDDHAACQVQASSCVKVRVLDRNGNFLFECSRKRAKFYVAEKSLAVITKSLAGDPRKALEIQFLFDPKVKTRRCIYYALGDCELQGQCPFAHGMSELHPDAAALVESEKPSCACCLGTKGLLRHAITPTSFRKFMPLPQRQPLEDDYLPLCQQCNSVLRPYYADEMRRCYTEAEESNSTTFRHNVMTKCCSYARLLLDTNKLAKIPANRCEELRQYVKRNWRSTFFEDFNPEFEMRTPVEQDEAFLKRLGRIVPDDVRAKVTMNILVGDDQEKAQQFNKRWRDYCFSMCCMIEKKSNRMSYDDWQTYRAHNREP, via the coding sequence ATGTGGACAGAGATGATGCAGactcttcagcagcagccgatgTACTTAAGAATAATGGGCATTGACTCGGAGTGGTTTCGCAGCTCACCAGTGGCGGTCGTCCAGTTTGCAACATCCAGCCACTGCTTCGTGCTTCACATCAGCTTTTTCGATGATCGCGCCTTGCCTACTGCTGTGAAGGAGGCACTCTGCGATCCGGCCATCATAAAGTGTGGCGTTGGCATCAACGGCGATGTCTCGCGCCTTCGAAAGGAGCAGGACATCACAATTCAGAGTGTGCTTGACGTGGCTCACTACAGCGCCTTTTTTGGCCTTCATCACGGTGCACGGTCAAATCTTAAAGTGCTTGCCGAAAGCGTTGCAAACCTATCTATAGTGAAGGATAAAAAAATTACACGTAGCAATTGGGAGTTACCGCTTCCGGACAGTAGCGTGAACTACGCGGCGGAAGACGCGCTGGCCTCCTATTTGATCGGGCAGAACGTGATGTTAAAAGCATCAGAGGTGTACTGCATGAGTGCAAACACCTTTGACATTCCTCGGTGGCTCAGACATACCTCATCGATCGCAGCAATGAAGCTAAGGAAATTGCAGCAGGAGCTATGGAAGTTAGATGtcgaaaagagggagaaggataAACCCATGTCTGATAGCGATGACCACGCTGCGTGTCAGGTGCAGGCAAGCAGTTGCGTCAAAGTGCGTGTGCTGGACAGAAATGGAAACTTTCTCTTCGAGTGCTCGCGAAAAAGGGCCAAATTCTatgtggcagagaagagtTTGGCGGTGATCACCAAGAGCTTAGCGGGCGATCCACGCAAGGCCCTCGAGATTCAGTTTTTGTTCGATCCGAAGGTGAAGACGCGGCGATGCATTTATTATGCCTTAGGGGACTGCGAGTTACAGGGCCAGTGCCCATTTGCCCACGGCATGAGCGAGCTGCATCCAGATGCGGCGGCGTTAGTGGAATCAGAGAAGCCGAGCTGTGCCTGTTGCCTGGGAACTAAAGGGCTCCTGCGCCACGCTATAACACCCACGTCGTTTCGAAAATTTATGCCATTGCCTCAACGGCAGCCACTGGAAGATGATTACCTGCCCCTGTGTCAGCAGTGTAACTCAGTGCTTCGCCCGTATTATGCCGATGAGATGAGGAGATGCTACACAGAGGCCGAGGAGTCGAACAGTACAACGTTCAGGCACAATGTGATGACAAAGTGCTGCTCGTATGCTCGTCTACTGTTGGACACTAACAAGCTCGCGAAGATACCGGCCAACCGCTGCGAAGAACTCCGGCAATATGTAAAACGAAACTGGAGGAGTACCTTCTTCGAAGATTTCAATCCTGAATTTGAAATGCGTACGCCCGTTGAGCAAGACGAGGCATTTCTGAAGCGCCTTGGGAGAATCGTCCCTGATGACGTGAGAGCCAAGGTGACGATGAACATTCTTGTTGGTGACGACCAGGAAAAGGCTCAACAGTTCAACAAGCGGTGGCGTGACTACTGCTTTAGTATGTGTTGTATGATtgaaaaaaagagcaacCGCATGAGCTATGATGACTGGCAGACCTACCGTGCTCATAATAGAGAGCCTTGA
- a CDS encoding amastin-like protein (TriTrypDB/GeneDB-style sysID: LpmP.20.1290), which yields MEWSIGLLVYVVVQFVAFFLVLVATHIDMFRYRPDGSMLDNECITLWSSKNNCASGKHDISSDGQWAARPPRRDRFRAAQAFVIISIFVYGTAFVLGVIMLLCNRCFRWVCLALNSVGAVTLFIVWVAMAVTYSRNEGFGCLAPKAFHSYGAGFVLLVLA from the coding sequence ATGGAGTGGAGTATCGGCCTTCTCGTCTACGTGGTCGTGCAGTTCGTCGCGTTCTTCTTGGTGCTCGTGGCCACGCACATCGACATGTTTCGGTATAGACCCGATGGTTCAATGCTTGACAATGAGTGCATCACGTTATGGAGTTCGAAGAATAATTGCGCCAGCGGCAAGCACGACATTTCCTCGGATGGGCAGTGGGCGGCCCGCCCGCCCCGTCGCGACCGTTTCCGCGCCGCACAGGCGTTCGTTATCATCTCCATCTTCGTGTACGGCACGGCGTTTGTGCTGGGCGTCATTATGCTATTGTGCAACCGTTGCTTCCGCTGGGTCTGCCTGGCGCTGAacagcgtcggcgctgtcACCCTATTCATCGTCTGGGTGGCCATGGCGGTGACGTACAGCAGGAATGAGGGCTTCGGTTGCCTGGCACCGAAGGCCTTCCATTCTTATGGCGCCGGTTTCGTTCTCCTCGTGCTGGCCTAG
- a CDS encoding hypothetical protein (TriTrypDB/GeneDB-style sysID: LpmP.20.1310): MEGLAVLFDTPLDACMKEKDAHLTNLILEKREAAKRIEGLEAEIAVLRAQLQQATPQRLFSYGSEPLPTSAQEKTAQNNTPIAEILMWNEELINTVEQLQRSLIQLEADSKAQLITVTDVLNQARKENERLLRENDSLKARVGDDVLRQRQTNRMEVACERARIAARVRAAGLQRLEAAEANLMEAHDDVYHVQRWDAMLLPQRDVSFVFHIVSSVTYPLHGITEFIMMVYQQFLFHRSTGLRGYRVGFYQNIEVFAFQAPSDALLFSKECHEQLMRLSWLSCIENTPSFSTILENNTVLYKGPRIHTCICSCSPESYVDPVSGKYAFFGPEVEEAVKAAIEQSPIGEIAVNERWAQLMCLQSQIRENRSAPAASSVAELRECLGSMWDIVDFPGAHHIIASILPSELRSRRGVPAPVLHPSCKYPCLELNDSAFVVRMVVKAMRGMLCNAFESLEEVGDDSNGGGGVILQQMRRRATFLHKAVAKAPLATSAQERNPEFSERAAQLLELFLVREERNNIMALCRKMEAASAALERDRMESEDRFEIRKHKTLNPSETAYICTIDTGDDTLWKRLLLKSISDEQFESIQNTIRGDVHNAAKVHFGFFMNGNDSDVFTYVFREVEQALAFVSDIYIKVNRTGTKYAHTSLGKGRDIFLFRAGVASGPMGAIYRNVENGVLKCTGPAIRLSGTLCDLAECGEILAMEDVIRSFHSKNENLLDTQYNIVNQKSQFIGSYAAPAAVHSILPKPFAYRRPQLRTFGRTAMQNKRLYLPYRSVLGTLMRRRDELPRQAVLDMMEQQQRRLELSEMARMSAEDDYERPWKVGTVAAPLLRNPWLLLDQPQAEEQSENASVRRSFVRFRTVEEVEAEVMHARRPTKPLAFLYCDVAGARTIARSVAPPLLKLVWAHYNYIVQNAVLNFSGYVAKTNSTTAYLVVFEGPLRALEAARQIQLEMVKSIWPEELRLLETTLHVKDPKSHTVLFNGPRPQIAVHLSDQYVWRLISCPPSPVARKNDASSKGACDGGGDGGRTTAASWIPVHISGVGVDETFVLGRHAHGGEIRLSRPLLEAAATHPRGKLLLEQLRMEVVVAPGVICPTEGATKDSRTATGSAKKVQSESELKTVKANIFTGECVVSVPCQLEGRLALILPSASATFSAAKLTKEALAMATTSASEDNAEGPSGEEDVADPVDDTEKLESAAAMSLATETTGHTSTMLPRAILLPEEMVAQHAWFVEPKKSFHPLPAAWRTDWSTVVQQPTNQLAELDFWKEARRIQAALQELLKMFPSGPLLSRALEDVPDDAASEFPTELVTSSSTNPPASGAAGKKTSAENRLPTKIPAPPTSLSAARGSANHTRRLKGTEPSKTSAASTAARTATPAAAVSQYVHFMDFSKHLLTALLNALEIGVDQHSQTSLSILRGGQKSKIKTVGLPPMSGKSGRASVIGGSAGSSSQKYSRSTVNGQIHSSSLGPIEYSPSGSLRESSISLSGISPLSGRPLNSNPAEACVSLTSPSLSRDAELQVMSTSDSRHEDVQVSSERPFLIALDYLDDACRTLTQLSGTELGKLVPIPAAPSSKSKTFPGRFSNARHL, from the coding sequence ATGGAGGGTTTGGCGGTGTTGTTCGACACTCCATTGGATGCGTGCATGAAGGAAAAGGATGCTCATCTGACGAACCTGATTCTCGAGAAGCGCGAGGCAGCGAAGCGCATAGAGGGGTTGGAGGCCGAGATAGCGGTCCTGCGTGCTCAGCTTCAACAAGCAACACCCCAGCGGCTGTTCTCCTACGGTAGTGAGCCGCTGCCCACTTCTGCCCAGGAGAAGACGGCACAAAATAATACGCCGATAGCCGAAATATTGATGTGGAACGAGGAGCTCATTAACACCGTCGAACAACTGCAGCGCTCACTCATTCAGCTGGAAGCAGACTCGAAGGCTCAGCTGATTACCGTGACTGATGTCTTGAATCAAGCAAGgaaggagaacgagaggtTGCTTCGCGAGAACGATTCGTTGAAGGCCCGCGTCGGGGACGATGTgttgcggcagcgacagacAAATCGTATGGAAGTGGCCTGTGAGCGTGCTCGCATCGCCGCGCGAGTGCGGGCGGCTGGACTCCAGCGACTGGAGGCTGCGGAAGCGAACTTGATGGAGGCTCACGATGATGTGTACCACGTGCAGCGCTGGGACGCAATGCTGCTTCCTCAACGAGACGTCTCCTTTGTCTTCCACATTGTCTCCAGCGTAACATATCCCCTGCATGGCATCACGGAGTTCATCATGATGGTGTATCAACAGTTTCTCTTTCACAGGAGCACCGGGCTTCGTGGCTACCGCGTGGGATTTTATCAGAATATAGAGGTGTTTGCGTTCCAGGCGCCGTCTGACGCACTTCTGTTCTCAAAGGAGTGCCACGAGCAGCTTATGCGTCTCTCGTGGCTGTCGTGCATCGAAAACACACCGTCCTTCTCCACCATTCTTGAAAACAACACGGTACTGTACAAAGGACCCCGCATTCACACCTGCATCTGTTCATGCTCTCCAGAGTCGTACGTAGACCCTGTCTCCGGAAAGTATGCCTTTTTCGGACCGGAGGTCGAGGAAGCAGTTAAGGCCGCCATTGAGCAGTCCCCGATCGGTGAAATTGCGGTGAATGAGAGGTGGGCACAGCTCATGTGCTTGCAGTCGCAGATAAGAGAGAATCGATCGGCCCCGGCGGCGAGCAGCGTGGCCGAGCTGCGCGAGTGCCTGGGGTCTATGTGGGACATTGTGGATTTCCCTGGTGCGCATCACATCATTGCTTCAATTCTTCCCTCAGAACTGCGCAGTCGCCGAGGAGTGCCGGCACCTGTGCTGCATCCCAGCTGCAAGTACCCGTGTTTGGAGCTGAATGACAGCGCCTTTGTGGTGCGTATGGTTGTCAAGGCGATGCGCGGAATGCTCTGTAACGCCTTCGAAAGTCtagaggaggtgggcgaCGACTCTaacggtggtggcggcgtcaTTCTGCAGCAGATgcgacgccgcgccactTTTCTACACAAAGCTGTTGCCAAGGCGCCTTTGGCTACCTCAGCTCAGGAGCGGAACCCTGAGTTCTCCGAAAGAGCCGCCCAACTGCTGGAGCTCTTTTTGGTTCGAGAGGAAAGGAATAATATCATGGCCCTCTGTCGCAAGATGGAGGCAGCTAGCGCGGCGCTGGAGCGGGATAGGATGGAATCTGAAGATCGCTTTGAGATCAGGAAGCACAAAACGCTGAACCCGTCGGAGACAGCTTATATCTGCACAATCGACACGGGTGATGACACTCTCTGGAAGCGGCTGCTCCTGAAGAGCATCTCGGATGAGCAGTTTGAGTCAATTCAAAACACCATTCGCGGTGACGTTCACAACGCCGCCAAGGTGCACTTTGGCTTCTTCATGAACGGCAACGACTCTGACGTGTTCACGTACGTGTTTCGCGAGGTGGAGCAAGCCCTCGCTTTCGTGTCTGATATTTACATCAAAGTCAATCGCACAGGCACAAAGTATGCCCACACATCGCTGGGCAAGGGCCGGGATATCTTCCTGTTCCGTGCCGGCGTGGCGAGCGGTCCAATGGGTGCCATCTACCGCAACGTAGAAAACGGTGTGCTCAAGTGCACCGGTCCGGCTATTCGCCTCTCCGGCACTCTGTGTGACCTCGCAGAATGCGGAGAGATCCTTGCCATGGAGGATGTCATCCGTAGTTTCCACTCAAAGAACGAGAACTTGCTCGATACACAGTACAACATCGTGAATCAAAAGTCCCAGTTCATCGGCTCCTACGCTGccccggcggcggtgcactcTATCTTACCCAAGCCGTTTGCATACCGTCGCCCGCAGTTGCGCACCTTTGGGAGGACTGCCATGCAAAACAAGAGGCTGTACCTGCCCTACCGTTCTGTCCTGGGAACACTTATGCGGCGCCGGGATGAGCTGCCGCGGCAGGCCGTACTCGACAtgatggagcagcagcagcggcgactggAGTTGAGTGAGATGGCCCGCATGAGCGCCGAGGACGACTACGAGCGCCCCTGGAAGGTTGGCACGGTGGCGGCCCCGCTGCTCCGTAACCCGTGGTTGCTGCTGGACCAGCCGCAAGCAGAGGAGCAGTCAGAGAACGCGTCTGTGCGTCGCAGTTTCGTGCGGTTCCGtacggtggaggaggtggaggcggaggtcaTGCACGCCCGACGCCCGACGAAACCTCTTGCGTTTCTCTACTGCGATGTCGCTGGTGCTCGCACAATCGCCCGGTCTGTCGCACCACCCCTCCTAAAACTAGTCTGGGCACACTATAATTACATTGTCCAGAACGCTGTGCTCAACTTTAGCGGCTACGTGGCAAAGACGAACTCCACAACAGCGTACCTTGTGGTGTTTGAGGGACCTCTCAGAGCGCTTGAGGCGGCGCGGCAAATCCAGCTCGAGATGGTCAAATCAATATGGCCAGAAGAACTGCGCCTTCTGGAGACCACGTTGCATGTGAAGGACCCTAAATCACACACTGTGCTCTTTAACGGGCCTCGCCCTCAGATTGCTGTGCACTTGTCGGATCAGTACGTGTGGAGGCTCATCTCCTGCCCGCCTTCGCCTGTGGCTCGCAAGAACGACGCCAGCAGCAAGGGCGCGtgtgatggcggcggtgatggtggtagAACGACCGCTGCGTCCTGGATCCCTGTCCATATCAGCGGCGTTGGTGTGGATGAGACCTTCGTGCTCGGCCGGCACGCGCATGGTGGCGAAATACGTCTGAGCCGGCCACTGCtagaggcggcggccacgcACCCGAGGGgtaagctgctgctggagcagctgaggatggaggtggtggtggcgccgggCGTGATTTGCCCAACTGAAGGTGCCACAAAGGACAGTAGGACCGCAACTGGGTCGGCGAAGAAGgtgcagagcgagagcgagctGAAGACTGTGAAAGCGAACATCTTTACGGGGGAGTGCGTGGTTTCTGTGCCGTGCCAGCTCGAGGGTCGCTTGGCGCTGATACTGCCGTCGGCCAGTGCCACCTTTAGTGCTGCCAAGCTCACGAAGGAGGCCCTAGCGATGGCAACGACTTCTGCGAGCGAAGACAATGCTGAGGGCCCCAGCGGTGAGGAGGATGTTGCAGACCCGGTTGACGACACCGAGAAGCTCGAgtcggcagcagccatgTCTCTCGCCACAGAGACGACGGGCCACACATCGACAATGCTTCCCAGGGCCATACTCCTGCCAGAAGagatggtggcgcagcatgCGTGGTTTGTAGAGCCAAAAAAGTCATTTCATCCACTGCCGGCTGCATGGCGCACGGACTGGAGTACCGTGGTGCAGCAACCAACAAACCAACTTGCGGAGCTCGACTTTTGGAAGGAGGCGAGGCGAATtcaggcggcgctgcaggaatTGCTCAAGATGTTTCCCTCGGGGCCGCTTTTGTCCCGGGCGCTGGAGGACGTGCCAGACGACGCTGCAAGTGAGTTCCCGACTGAGCTCGTGACTTCCAGCTCCACCAACCCGCCCGccagtggcgcagcaggaAAAAAGACGAGCGCTGAAAATCGATTGCCCACTAAGATCCCAGCCCCACCGACATCGTTGTCTGCCGCCCGTGGAAGCGCGAACCACACCCGGCGATTGAAGGGCACAGAGCCGTCAAAAACGTCTGCGGCCTCCACGGCGGCGCGTACGGCTactccagctgcagctgtcaGTCAATATGTGCATTTCATGGACTTCTCCAAGCACCTCCTCACAGCACTGCTGAACGCGCTGGAGATCGGTGTTGACCAGCACTCCCAAACTTCACTGTCGATTCTGCGCGGCGGACAAAAAAGCAAGATCAAAACTGTTGGGCTACCACCTATGTCTGGTAAAAGTGGCCGAGCAAGCGTTATCGGCGGTAGTGCCGGCAGTAGCTCGCAGAAGTACTCTCGCAGCACCGTTAACGGGCAGATTCACAGTTCGTCCCTTGGCCCTATCGAGTACTCGCCATCGGGCAGCTTGCGCGAGTCGAGCATCTCTCTATCCGGCATTTCACCACTCAGTGGGCGGCCGCTGAACAGTAACCCTGCCGAGGCGTGCGTGAGCCTCACATCCCCTTCTTTAAGCCGCgatgcagagctgcaggTGATGTCCACCTCCGACTCACGTCATGAGGACGTCCAAGTCAGTTCTGAGCGGCCGTTCCTAATCGCGCTCGACTACCTCGACGATGCATGTCGCACGCTGACACAGTTGTCAGGCACCGAGCTAGGAAAACTAGTGCCGatcccagcagcaccgtcatcgAAGTCTAAGACCTTTCCAGGCCGATTCAGCAACGCAAGGCATCTCtga